In the genome of Streptomyces sp. NBC_00259, the window CAGCTCTGTAATCTGACTATGCGTCAGTTGACGGCTTGGCCGACGAGCGCCGACGAGCAAGGAGCGGGCGGAACGATGCTTGGATCAACCCATGGCACCTTCACCACCGATCTCCGCGCCCGAGTCGTGGCCTGCGGGGAGCAGACCGGGCCCACTGTCCACGGCATCGCCGCGAGCGAGGGCGACCTGGACGTCAGCGGCCGTCCGCTGTTCGCGCCCGTCCCCGATCTCGACCGGTTCTTCCGGCCCGAGTCGGTCGCCGTCGTCGGCGCGTCCGACGCCGAAGGGCGGCCCAACACCGGGATCACGCGGCAGCTGATCGCCTGGGCCGAGCGGGTCGGCGCGCGGCTGCATCCCGTGCATCCCAGCCGGACCGCCGTCTTCGGGCGGCCCTGCGTGCCGTCCGTCGCGGATCTGCCGGAGCCCGTCGACCTGGCCGTGCTGCTCGTCGGCGACCCGCTGCCCGTGATCGAGGAACTCGGGCAGGCGAAGGTGAAGTTCGCGGTGGCCTTCGCCTCCGGGTTCGCCGAGACCGGCGAGGAGGGCGCGGACGCCCAGCGACGGCTGGCCGCGGCCGTGGAGCGGTCCGGGGTGCGGATGCTCGGGCCGAACACCAACCTCAACGCCTTCGAGCGGTTCCGCGACGACCTCGAAGGGCCGGCCATCGCGCTGATCACCCAGTCCGGCCACCAGGGCCGCCCGGTGTTCACCATGCAGGAGCTGGGCGTACGGCTCTCGCACTGGGCGCCGACCGGCAACGAGGCCGATCTGGAGACCGCCGACTTCATCTCGTACTTCGCCGGGCGGCCCGAGGTCGGCGCGATCGCCTGCTACGTGGAGGGGCTCAAGGACGGCCGGTCGTTCCTGCTCTCTGCGGACCGGGCGGCGCGCGCCGGCGTGCCCGTCGTGGCCGTGAAGGTCGGCCGCACCGAGGCCGGCGCGCGGACGGCCGCCTCGCACACGGGCAAGCTCACCGGCGCCGACCAGGTCGTGGACGCGGCGATGCGCCAGTACGGCGTGATCCGCGTCGACGGGCTGGACGAACTCCAGGACACCGCCGCCCTGCTGGCGCGGGCGCGCCGGCCCCGGGCCGACGGGGTCGTCGTCTACTCGATCTCGGGCGGGACGGGCGCGCACTTCTCGGATCTCGCGACCGCGGCGGGGCTGCGGCTGCCGCCGCTGTCCGGGGCCAAGCAGGCCGAACTGCACCAGTGGATACCGGAGTACCTGAACGTCGCCAACCCCGTCGACAACGGCGGCCACCCGGTCGGCGACTGGCGCGGCCGGAAGATCATCGACGCGATCCTCGCAGATCCTCAGGTCGGCGTGCTGATCTGCCCGATCACCGGCCCCTTCCCGCCCATGAGCGACAGGCTCGCCCAGGACCTCGTGGACGCGGCGGAGGAGACGGACAAACTGGTGTGTGTGGTGTGGGGTTCGCCGGTCGGCACGGAGGAGGCCTACCGGACGACGCTGCTCGGGTCGTCACGGGTCGCCACCTTCCGTACGTTCGGCAACTGCATCACCGCCGTCAAGGCGTATCTGGACCACCACCGCTTCACCACCGGCTACCGCTCGGCCTTCGACGAGGCACCCCGCACCCTCTCCCCCTCCTTCCGCAAGGCCCAGGCGCTGCTGCGCCCCGGCCACCGGCTGAGCGAGCACGCGGCGAAGCAGCTGCTGCGGGCGTACGGCATCCGCGTACCGCGCGAGCAGTTGGTGACCAGCGCGGCGGCCGCGGTCCGGGCGGCGGGGCTGGTCGGCTATCCGGTGGTGATGAAGGCGTCCGCGCCGCAGCTGGCCCACAAGACCGAGCTGGGTCTGGTGAAGATCGGGCTGACCTCGGCGAGCCAGGTCCGCGACGCCTATCGCGAACTGACCGACATCGCCCGCTACGAGAACATCGACCTGGACGGCATTCTGGTCTGCCAGATGGTCGAGCGCGGCGTCGAGATGGTCGTCGGCGTCACCCAGGACGCGCTCTTCGGGCCGACGGTGACGGTGGGGCTGGGCGGGGTGCTGGTGGAGGTGCTCCAGGACGCGGCCGTGCGGGTCCCGCCGTTCGGCGAGGAGCAGGCACGCTCGATGCTCGGCGAACTCCGCGGGCGGGCCCTGCTCGACGGGGTCAGGGGCGGGCCACCGGTGGACGTCGACGCGCTCGTCGAGGTCGTCCTGAGGATCCAGCGGATGGCGCTGGAGCTCGGCGGGGACCTCTCCGAGCTGGACATCAACCCGCTGATGGTGCTGCCGCGCGGGCAGGGCGCGGTGGCGCTGGACGCGCTCGCCGTGTGCCGCTGATCCGACGCCGACTGATCCGACGCCGACGTATTGGAGCCGTACCCCCATGACTTCCTCCCCCGAAGAGTCCGTCGAGTCATTGGTACTGCACGCCACCGACAACGGCGTCTCGTGGATCACCCTCAACCACCCCGAGGCCATGAACGCCGTCACCTGGGACCAGCGCGAACGCGTCATCGCGCTGCTCGCGGACGCCTCGGCCGACCCCGGTGTACGGGCCGTCGTGATCACCGCCACGGGCAAGGGGTTCTGCGCGGGCGCCGATCTGCGCGGCGCCCCGGCGGGCCGTGCGGTGCCGGTCGCGGGCGATGTGGCCCGGACGATCCGGCTCGGCGCACAGCGGTTCGTCGCGGCCGTCCTCGACTGCGAGAAGCCCGTGATCGCGGCGGTGAACGGCGTCGCGGCCGGTATCGGCGCGCACCTCGCGTTCGCCTGCGATCTGGTCCTCGCCGCCGAATCCGCCCGCTTCATCGAGGTGTTCGTACGCCGCGGACTCGTCCCGGACGGCGGCGGCGCGTATCTGCTGCCGCGACTGGTCGGGCCGCAGCGCGCGAAGGAGTTGATGTTCTTCGGCGACGCGCTGTCCGCGGCCGACGCCGAACGGATGGGCCTGGTCAACCGGGTCGTGGCGACGGAGGAGCTGGAGAAGACCGCCCGCGAGTGGGCCGGCCGTCTCGCCCAGGGCCCGACCCGCTCCCTGGCCCTCACCAAGCAACTGGTGAACGCCTCCCTCGACACCGACCGGGCGTCGGCCTTCGCCGCCGAAGCCGCGGCGGTCGAGATCGCCATGACGACCACGGACGCCAACGAGGGCGTCGCGAGCTTCGTGGAGCGACGCACGCCGGAGTACCGGGGGCGCTAGGCCGTGTCTGACAAATCCCGCCTGGCGCGCGACGCCCGGCACCCGCACTCGCTGCGTTGTCGGAGCCATCCAAGTACGTCCAGTACGAGGATGCCCTCCCCCAGCCTTCGGCCGGGGGCACCCCCACCGCCTTGCGATTGCACGCACCGGACGCCGCGCACCCCGCCCTGCGGGCGGACGGCGCCATTTGTCAGACACGGCCTAGGACACGCCCCCGGCCCGTCAGCGGCGCGCCGTGAAGGCGGACGGTTCGGGGAAGGTGACGTCGGTGCAGCCGCGGCGGCGCGTGATGTCGTCGACGTAGGCGCGGAAGAGGGCGGGCAGGCGGTCGAGCACGACGTCGTCGTAGGTGAAGCTGACGGTCAGGGTGTGGAGCGCGGGCTGCCCGTCGCACACGGACGAGGCCCACCACACGCCATGGTCCTTCTCCCCGCCGGCGGTGCCCGGCCCGAGGTACGCGTACTGACGGCGGTCCCCGTAACCGACCGATGCGGTCCCGGCGCCGAAGACCGAGGTCGTCCGCATCCACCAGGGAGAGTACGTGAGGGCGCCTTCCACGTACTTGCGGGAATCCCATGGAAGTTGCGGCGTCATCCCACGCACCGCGGCCGGGCTGACGGCCAGCAGGCAGGTCTCCTTCCCACTCCTGGGGGCGGTGGGTGGCTCCAGCATGCGGTCGGGCAGCCGGCCGCTCGCCGTGGCGCCGAGGTGTCTGCCGTACCAGGCGCAGGAGGTACGCGCCGACGTCGGGGCGCCGAGAGCACGCCCCGGCGCCTCGAACCGGGCGGGAAGGTGCGGAAGCCGTACGGCGCACCGCAGCCGGGCGGCGGCCTCCTCCATCGTTCCCCGGGCGAGCACGGCGAGGATGCGGCGGTCCTCGTCGGACACGCCGTCGTACCGGGCCGTGGCCGTGACCTCCAGGGCGGTGGGCTCTCCGGAGGGACAAGCGGCCCGGATCGTGACGGAGTTGTCGCTCCGGTCGCCGAGCGACCCGTCACCCAGAGGGTGAGGCTCGGCGTGGTCGGCGAGGCGGGTCGGGTCGTCCAGCAGGCGGCCGCGGTCGTCACGCGATCCGAACGGCTCGTTCCCCACCTCGTCACCGACGACGAGCAGCGGCGTCACGGTCTCCGAGCGGCGGACCGCGACCACGACGAGGTCGTCCGACCTCCCCGGCTCCAGCATCCGGTCGACGATGCACGTGTCGGGCCGCGCATCGAACGGCGGGCCGTCCTGGTCACCGGCGGACACGGAGGCCCTGACCACTCCGCCACGCAGGTCCATGGCGGCCTCGGCGTCCACGAGCCCGTCGCAGACCGTGGCGATCTCGTCCTCGCTCGCGGCCCGGTCACGCACATCCGTGTACGTGAGCCAGTACGCCCACAGGCTCACCCCGGTACCGACCACGGCGGCGACGTAGAACAGCTTGTTGAGCCGGTGCCGCCAGGGCCCGTGGCCGGGCAGCCGTGGCACCCGGATCATCCGGGACAGCCCGCGCGGCCGAAGCGGCGGCACGCCTTCGGGCAGTCGTGTTCCCGGCCCGTCCTCGCCATGGTGGCTCATGCATCCCCCGTGCGTTCTTCCATCGTTCTTCCATGCTCATGCCGGCAATTCGCTGAAGCTATCAGCCACTTCGGGTGGCGCCGCGAGCTGCCGGGCCGGAGCTACTCGGCGGCGGCACGGGCCGCCTCGATGAACGCGGCGATCAGTGCGGGGCTCTTCACGCCACGGCTGATCTCGATCCCGCTGGAGACGTCCACGCCCCACGGGCGGGCCGCGCGGACCGCCTCCGCGACGTTGCCCGGGTCGAGGCCCCCGGCGAGCAGCCACGCCAGGCCGGGCTCCGGCAGCCGCTTGCCCGACCGGTCCCACACCTCGCCCGCGCCCGGTACCGGCGCGTCGAGCAGCAGGATGTCCTCGCCGCGCTCGCCGTGCCGGGGTGCGTCGCCCCGTACGGAGACTCCCCGGATCAGGAGCCGCCCGTCCGGCCGCAGGGCGTCGTAGAAGGCGAGGTCCTCGTCACCGTGCAGCTGTACGGCCCGCATCGCGCTCGCGTCCAGCAGTTCCCGGACCTCGGTGAGCGGCTGGTTGCGGAAGACGCCGACCGTCGTGATCCCCTCCGGCACGCGCCGCGCCAGCCGCGACGCGGTGCCGGCGTCGATGCGGCGCGGGCTCTCGGCGAAGACGAAGCCGATCGCGTCGGCACCGGCCTCGACGGCCGCGTCGACGTCCTGCTCGGTCCGCAGACCGCAGACCTTGATGAACAAAGGGGTGCCCACTTCTCGTGCTCCTCGACTCCCGGGACCGTGTGCACGGCAACGCTACTGGCCGCACCGGCCATGGACCGTTCCCCGCACCTTCCTATCTGACGATCCGTCAGCTTCAATGGGTGTCGTGATGGGACACGCAGGGATGGCCGCCACCGCCGTCCGCTACCTCAGGTCCGTCGGCGCCGCCACGGCAGCCGAGCCGTACGACGCCCTGCCGCGACCGGAGTTGCGGACCGTGCGGGACGACGAGCGGCTGCCGGTCGACCCCGCCGAGTTCCGCCGGGTGCTCGGGCACTTCGCGAGCGGGGTCACCGTCGTCACGGCGTACGACGAGGAGGGCGGCGGGCCCACGGGGTTCGCCTGCCAGTCCTTCGCCTCGCTCTCCCTCGATCCGCCCCTGGTCGCCTTCATGGTCGCGCGTACGTCGACGACCTGGCCGCGTATCGCCCGCGCCGGGGCCTTCTGCGTCAACGTCCTCGGCGCGGATCAGGGCGGACTGTGCCGCGCCTTCGCGGTGAGCGGCGCGGACAAGTTCGCGGGCGTCGGCCACGCCCCCGCCCCCGTGACGGGCTCGCCCCGGCTCGCCTCCGTACCGGCCTGGATCGACTGCACGATCAGCGCGGTCCACACGGGCGGCGACCATCTGATCGTGGTGGGGCGGGTGGAGGCGCTGGGCGCGGAGGAGGAAGGCGATCCGCTGCTGTTCCACCGGGGACGGTTCGGACGGCTCGGCGCGTAAGCGTCGGCGTCGGCGTCGGCGTCGGCGTCGGCGTCGGCGTCGGCGGCCGCGCGTGACCGTCCGCGTCGGCGGCCGCGGCCCGCGTGACCGTCGGCGGTCAGGCCACGGCCGCAGGAGCCGGTACCGCCGGGCGGCGGGTGATCACCAGGGCCATCAGCGCCGCCGCCGCGCACAGCGCGCCCGAGGCGTACCAGACCACGTCGTACGAGCCGAAGACGTCCCGCGCCGCGCCTCCCGCGAAGGCGACGATCGCCGCGCCGACCTGGTGGGAGGCGAGGACCCAGCCGAAGACGATGGCGCTTTCGTCGCCGTAGTGCTCACGGCACAGGGCGATGGTCGGCGGGACCGTCGCGACCCAGTCGAGGCCGTAGAAGACGATGAAGAAGATCATCGGCGGGTGGACGGAGGGGGCCAGCAGCATCGGCAGGAAGAGCAGTGAGACGCCGCGCAGCGCGTAGTAGACCGCGAGCAGCCGGCGGGCGTCGTAGCGGTCGGTGAACCAGCCGGAGGCGATCGTGCCGACGACGTCGAAGACGCCGATGACCGCGAGCAGCGAGGCGGCGGCCGTGATGGGCATGCCGTGGTCGTGGGCGGCGGGGACGAAGTGGGTCTGGACGAGACCGTTCGTCGAGGCGCCGCAGATGGCGAAGGTGCCCGCCAGCAGCCA includes:
- a CDS encoding acetate--CoA ligase family protein; its protein translation is MLGSTHGTFTTDLRARVVACGEQTGPTVHGIAASEGDLDVSGRPLFAPVPDLDRFFRPESVAVVGASDAEGRPNTGITRQLIAWAERVGARLHPVHPSRTAVFGRPCVPSVADLPEPVDLAVLLVGDPLPVIEELGQAKVKFAVAFASGFAETGEEGADAQRRLAAAVERSGVRMLGPNTNLNAFERFRDDLEGPAIALITQSGHQGRPVFTMQELGVRLSHWAPTGNEADLETADFISYFAGRPEVGAIACYVEGLKDGRSFLLSADRAARAGVPVVAVKVGRTEAGARTAASHTGKLTGADQVVDAAMRQYGVIRVDGLDELQDTAALLARARRPRADGVVVYSISGGTGAHFSDLATAAGLRLPPLSGAKQAELHQWIPEYLNVANPVDNGGHPVGDWRGRKIIDAILADPQVGVLICPITGPFPPMSDRLAQDLVDAAEETDKLVCVVWGSPVGTEEAYRTTLLGSSRVATFRTFGNCITAVKAYLDHHRFTTGYRSAFDEAPRTLSPSFRKAQALLRPGHRLSEHAAKQLLRAYGIRVPREQLVTSAAAAVRAAGLVGYPVVMKASAPQLAHKTELGLVKIGLTSASQVRDAYRELTDIARYENIDLDGILVCQMVERGVEMVVGVTQDALFGPTVTVGLGGVLVEVLQDAAVRVPPFGEEQARSMLGELRGRALLDGVRGGPPVDVDALVEVVLRIQRMALELGGDLSELDINPLMVLPRGQGAVALDALAVCR
- a CDS encoding enoyl-CoA hydratase/isomerase family protein, encoding MTSSPEESVESLVLHATDNGVSWITLNHPEAMNAVTWDQRERVIALLADASADPGVRAVVITATGKGFCAGADLRGAPAGRAVPVAGDVARTIRLGAQRFVAAVLDCEKPVIAAVNGVAAGIGAHLAFACDLVLAAESARFIEVFVRRGLVPDGGGAYLLPRLVGPQRAKELMFFGDALSAADAERMGLVNRVVATEELEKTAREWAGRLAQGPTRSLALTKQLVNASLDTDRASAFAAEAAAVEIAMTTTDANEGVASFVERRTPEYRGR
- a CDS encoding phosphoribosylanthranilate isomerase, producing the protein MGTPLFIKVCGLRTEQDVDAAVEAGADAIGFVFAESPRRIDAGTASRLARRVPEGITTVGVFRNQPLTEVRELLDASAMRAVQLHGDEDLAFYDALRPDGRLLIRGVSVRGDAPRHGERGEDILLLDAPVPGAGEVWDRSGKRLPEPGLAWLLAGGLDPGNVAEAVRAARPWGVDVSSGIEISRGVKSPALIAAFIEAARAAAE
- a CDS encoding flavin reductase family protein, with amino-acid sequence MAATAVRYLRSVGAATAAEPYDALPRPELRTVRDDERLPVDPAEFRRVLGHFASGVTVVTAYDEEGGGPTGFACQSFASLSLDPPLVAFMVARTSTTWPRIARAGAFCVNVLGADQGGLCRAFAVSGADKFAGVGHAPAPVTGSPRLASVPAWIDCTISAVHTGGDHLIVVGRVEALGAEEEGDPLLFHRGRFGRLGA